The proteins below come from a single Bombus pyrosoma isolate SC7728 linkage group LG10, ASM1482585v1, whole genome shotgun sequence genomic window:
- the LOC122571410 gene encoding uncharacterized protein LOC122571410 isoform X4, with protein MLKIARRQRFSHGVNKSSSDTELAQGKSKNRKSKSKEKWPLLEGLTVDELARYRRRRIQGQPKDNLGLNVEVENEDHMSEYREAFRARSEEFLKENTWLESNKRIEDFRTKDSIGDRRISNQKGVKEQEEKHTELPIKNTKDRTSLEQMNNDKTMETEATNSKLANHTNPPKRPFLIRRGTTLKHDGELYTDTETYSSYVGYEGQHKRELARRPTSLKMEGDLETTTEKCEKFIQWLNVSRPELMRVPTHLKLEGEFETTTENHEKYVPFVGIRRPELLRQNTNLKLNGEANFVAEYADVFKKHNSKERSRPIKPEIHLKTGNSFFQSTEHTDSFIDSRTKKPQLTSESNKAAEEAEKKQKKLIEKKEKNKELEMLVSKLEDLKCPPLEIPEYKDAYKDFPRERPKIVKPEDEIGRADGTKISSPSPTPRFTSKIDQDPEYKSKYLDYQRDHPVYRKPPLNLRSTYIFPKHTRFGRQEPKRHDHEFTSEVRAQYIPYGHIPRVETLKMPANLRLEGNLDLEPEYKTAYCSKHENQLQNELRMHRRRDRSLSASRRKENYWINNADQFGFTNAAQDQDAFQVLHTRVHEDNVYGKPPTGGQRSSKSSQTHMQRQTQVNMPECTGVKDRSTSPTYRLHVCNVDDEPRGFRRRRLPPFQSSGRTHNPSPDCVLQNNIIRPYSPSFGKSTKQHSNGQSFVVLDNGIFDTNKNEIRRRQTDRNYNIDGTLPISRGRAKPPANWMPPWYDSTNTI; from the exons ATGTTGAAAATTGCACGCAGGCAAAGGTTCTCCCACGGGGTCAATAAATCCTCCTCGGACACTGAGCTAGCGCAgggtaaaagtaaaaatcgaaagagtaaatcgaaggaaaaatgGCCCTTACTGGAAGGGTTAACAGTCGACGAATTGGCTCGTTATCGGAGAAGACGTATACAGGGACAACCAAAAGACAATCTTGGACTTAATGTCGAGGTTGAAAACGAAGATCACATGTCCGAGTATCGTGAAGCTTTTCGTGCGAGAAGCGAGGAGTTCCTGAAG GAAAATACTTGGTTggaaagtaataaaagaatcGAAGATTTTCGGACAAAGGATTCAATTGGGGATAGGAGAATTTCAAACCAAAAAGGCGTTAAAGAACAAGAAGAGAAACATACAGAGcttccaattaaaaatacgaaggACCGGACTTCTTTAGAACAGatgaataacgataaaacgatggAGACTGAAGCAACGAATTCCAAACTTGCAAACCACACCAATCCTCCTAAACGACCTTTTTTGATCAGAAG GGGCACTACATTAAAACATGACGGAGAATTGTACACGGATACCGAAACCTATTCGTCATACGTTGGCTACGAAGGTCAGCACAAGCGCGAGCTAGCTCGTAGGCCCACGTCTTTAAAAATGGAAGGCGATTTAGAAACGACCACTGAGAAATGCGAGAAATTCATCCAGTGGCTGAACGTTAGCCGACCGGAACTTATGCGTGTGCCTACGCATTTAAAACTCGAGGGTGAATTTGAAACTACCACGgaaaatcatgaaaaatatGTGCCATTTGTAGGTATTCGAAGACCGGAGCTATTAAGGCAGAAcactaatttgaaattaaatggaGAGGCTAATTTCGTGGCAGAATACGCCGATGTGTTTAAAAAACATAATAGCAAAG AACGTTCACGACCAATAAAACCTGAAATTCATCTGAAGACCGGGAACTCCTTTTTTCAAAGTACTGAGCACACTGATAGCTTTATTGATTCTCGTACTAAAAAGCCGCAATTGACGAGTGAATCGAACAAAGCTGCCGAAGAAGCggagaaaaagcaaaagaaattaatagagaaaaaggaaaaaaacaagGAATTGGAAATGTTGGTTTCGAAGTTAGAAGACCTAAAGTGTCCACCGCTTGAAATTCCGGAATATAAAGACGCGTACAAG GATTTTCCAAGGGAGAGACCTAAAATCGTAAAGCCAGAAGATGAAATTGGACGAGCGGATGGCACGAAAATATCATCTCCCTCACCTACGCCCAGATTTACATCGAAAATTGATCAAGATCCGGAATATAAGTCGAAATATTTAGATTATCAAAGAGACCACCCAGTATATCGAAAACCACCGTTGAACTTGAGATCAACGTACATTTTTCCGAAACATACACGTTTCGGTAGACAAGAGCCCAAACGACATGATCACGAGTTCACAAGTGAAGTTCGAGCCCAATATATTCCTTATGGTCATATACCAAGGgttgaaactttaaaaatgCCGGCCAACTTACGTTTGGAGGGTAATCTTGATCTTGAACCGGAATATAAAACAGCTTATTGTTCGAAACATGAGAATCAGTTACAAAACGAACTGAGAATGCATCGTAGACGAGATCGTAGTTTAAGCGCTTCcagacgaaaagaaaattattggatAAATAATGCAGACCAATTTGGTTTCACAAATGCCGCTCAAGATCAGGACGCGTTCCAAGTGCTACATACTCGAGTTCATGAAGATAATGTCTATGGAAAACCACCAACAGGTGGCCAAAG gaGTTCAAAATCTTCCCAAACACATATGCAAAGACAAACACAGGTAAATATGCCAGAATGTACAGGAGTGAAAGATAGATCAACTAGTCCAACATACCGACTTCATGTCTGTAATGTCGATGATGAACCCAGAGGTTTCCGACGCAGACGTTTGCCACCATTTCAGTCTTCCGGAAGGACACATAATCCTTCACCAGATTGTGTacttcaaaataatattatcagaCCATATTCTCCTAGTTTTGGTAAAAGCACCAAGCAACACTCTAATGGCCAATCATTTGTTGTTTTGGATAATGGAATCTTTGacacaaataaaaatgagattCGCAGAAGGCAAACAgatagaaattacaatattgaTGGTACTCTCCCTATTTCTAGAGGAAGAGCAAAACCTCCAGCAAATTGGATGCCACCATGGTATGATAGTACTAATACTATCTAA
- the LOC122571410 gene encoding uncharacterized protein LOC122571410 isoform X5 yields MDGGRSDRSGKRSKEIARSGIHKISDMLKIARRQRFSHGVNKSSSDTELAQGKSKNRKSKSKEKWPLLEGLTVDELARYRRRRIQGQPKDNLGLNVEVENEDHMSEYREAFRARSEEFLKENTWLESNKRIEDFRTKDSIGDRRISNQKGVKEQEEKHTELPIKNTKDRTSLEQMNNDKTMETEATNSKLANHTNPPKRPFLIRRGTTLKHDGELYTDTETYSSYVGYEGIRRPELLRQNTNLKLNGEANFVAEYADVFKKHNSKERSRPIKPEIHLKTGNSFFQSTEHTDSFIDSRTKKPQLTSESNKAAEEAEKKQKKLIEKKEKNKELEMLVSKLEDLKCPPLEIPEYKDAYKDFPRERPKIVKPEDEIGRADGTKISSPSPTPRFTSKIDQDPEYKSKYLDYQRDHPVYRKPPLNLRSTYIFPKHTRFGRQEPKRHDHEFTSEVRAQYIPYGHIPRVETLKMPANLRLEGNLDLEPEYKTAYCSKHENQLQNELRMHRRRDRSLSASRRKENYWINNADQFGFTNAAQDQDAFQVLHTRVHEDNVYGKPPTGGQRSSKSSQTHMQRQTQVNMPECTGVKDRSTSPTYRLHVCNVDDEPRGFRRRRLPPFQSSGRTHNPSPDCVLQNNIIRPYSPSFGKSTKQHSNGQSFVVLDNGIFDTNKNEIRRRQTDRNYNIDGTLPISRGRAKPPANWMPPWYDSTNTI; encoded by the exons ATGGACGGGGGTAGAAGCGACCGTTCTGGCAAAAG ATCGAAGGAAATTGCACGTTCAGGGATTCACAAAATATCTGACATGTTGAAAATTGCACGCAGGCAAAGGTTCTCCCACGGGGTCAATAAATCCTCCTCGGACACTGAGCTAGCGCAgggtaaaagtaaaaatcgaaagagtaaatcgaaggaaaaatgGCCCTTACTGGAAGGGTTAACAGTCGACGAATTGGCTCGTTATCGGAGAAGACGTATACAGGGACAACCAAAAGACAATCTTGGACTTAATGTCGAGGTTGAAAACGAAGATCACATGTCCGAGTATCGTGAAGCTTTTCGTGCGAGAAGCGAGGAGTTCCTGAAG GAAAATACTTGGTTggaaagtaataaaagaatcGAAGATTTTCGGACAAAGGATTCAATTGGGGATAGGAGAATTTCAAACCAAAAAGGCGTTAAAGAACAAGAAGAGAAACATACAGAGcttccaattaaaaatacgaaggACCGGACTTCTTTAGAACAGatgaataacgataaaacgatggAGACTGAAGCAACGAATTCCAAACTTGCAAACCACACCAATCCTCCTAAACGACCTTTTTTGATCAGAAG GGGCACTACATTAAAACATGACGGAGAATTGTACACGGATACCGAAACCTATTCGTCATACGTTGGCTACGAAG GTATTCGAAGACCGGAGCTATTAAGGCAGAAcactaatttgaaattaaatggaGAGGCTAATTTCGTGGCAGAATACGCCGATGTGTTTAAAAAACATAATAGCAAAG AACGTTCACGACCAATAAAACCTGAAATTCATCTGAAGACCGGGAACTCCTTTTTTCAAAGTACTGAGCACACTGATAGCTTTATTGATTCTCGTACTAAAAAGCCGCAATTGACGAGTGAATCGAACAAAGCTGCCGAAGAAGCggagaaaaagcaaaagaaattaatagagaaaaaggaaaaaaacaagGAATTGGAAATGTTGGTTTCGAAGTTAGAAGACCTAAAGTGTCCACCGCTTGAAATTCCGGAATATAAAGACGCGTACAAG GATTTTCCAAGGGAGAGACCTAAAATCGTAAAGCCAGAAGATGAAATTGGACGAGCGGATGGCACGAAAATATCATCTCCCTCACCTACGCCCAGATTTACATCGAAAATTGATCAAGATCCGGAATATAAGTCGAAATATTTAGATTATCAAAGAGACCACCCAGTATATCGAAAACCACCGTTGAACTTGAGATCAACGTACATTTTTCCGAAACATACACGTTTCGGTAGACAAGAGCCCAAACGACATGATCACGAGTTCACAAGTGAAGTTCGAGCCCAATATATTCCTTATGGTCATATACCAAGGgttgaaactttaaaaatgCCGGCCAACTTACGTTTGGAGGGTAATCTTGATCTTGAACCGGAATATAAAACAGCTTATTGTTCGAAACATGAGAATCAGTTACAAAACGAACTGAGAATGCATCGTAGACGAGATCGTAGTTTAAGCGCTTCcagacgaaaagaaaattattggatAAATAATGCAGACCAATTTGGTTTCACAAATGCCGCTCAAGATCAGGACGCGTTCCAAGTGCTACATACTCGAGTTCATGAAGATAATGTCTATGGAAAACCACCAACAGGTGGCCAAAG gaGTTCAAAATCTTCCCAAACACATATGCAAAGACAAACACAGGTAAATATGCCAGAATGTACAGGAGTGAAAGATAGATCAACTAGTCCAACATACCGACTTCATGTCTGTAATGTCGATGATGAACCCAGAGGTTTCCGACGCAGACGTTTGCCACCATTTCAGTCTTCCGGAAGGACACATAATCCTTCACCAGATTGTGTacttcaaaataatattatcagaCCATATTCTCCTAGTTTTGGTAAAAGCACCAAGCAACACTCTAATGGCCAATCATTTGTTGTTTTGGATAATGGAATCTTTGacacaaataaaaatgagattCGCAGAAGGCAAACAgatagaaattacaatattgaTGGTACTCTCCCTATTTCTAGAGGAAGAGCAAAACCTCCAGCAAATTGGATGCCACCATGGTATGATAGTACTAATACTATCTAA